From Dryobates pubescens isolate bDryPub1 chromosome 22, bDryPub1.pri, whole genome shotgun sequence, the proteins below share one genomic window:
- the LOC104304441 gene encoding acyl-CoA (8-3)-desaturase: MAGSEGGRSQRFFTWEEIEQRNGRGSAGQERWLVIERKVYDISQFHRRHPGGSRVISHYAGQDATDPFTAFHLDKTLVRKYLSPLLIGELAPDQPSFEPSKNKKLVEDFRELRGTVERMGLLNPNPAFFILYLCHILMLDVAAWLTIWYFGASTVPFLFSAVLLGTVQAQAGWLQHDFGHLSVFSTSKWNHWVHKFVIGHLKGAPASWWNHLHFQHHAKPNCFRKDPDVNMHPLFFALGKTLSVELGVQKKKFMPYNHQHKYFFIIGPPALVPLYFQWYIFYFVVQRKQWVDLAWMLSFYIRFSLTYWPLLGLKGLLGLIILVRFIESNWFVWVTQMNHIPMHIDYDKNVDWFSTQLQATCNVHQSFFNDWFSGHLNFQIEHHLFPTMPRHNYWKVAPLVKSLCAKHGVEYQCKPLLTAFADIVHSLKDSGELWLDAYLHK; encoded by the exons ATGGCAGGCTCCGAAGGCGGCCGGTCGCAGCGGTTCTTCACCTGGGAGGAGATCGAGCAGCGCAATGGGCGGGGGTCGGCTGGCCAGGAGCGGTGGCTGGTGATCGAGAGGAAGGTGTACGatatcagccagttccaccggAGGCACCCGGGAGGCTCCCGGGTCATCAGCCACTACGCCGGGCAGGACGCCACG GATCCTTTCACAGCATTTCATCTTGACAAGACACTGGTGAGAAAGTACCTGAGCCCACTCTTGATTGGAGAGCTGGCACCAGATCAACCCAGCTTTGAGCCCAGCAAGAAT AAAAAGCTGGTAGAAGATTTCCGTGAGCTCCGTGGCACTGTGGAGAGGATGGGGCTTCTCAACCCCAACCCTGCCTTTTTCATCCTGTACCTCTGTCACATCTTGATGTTGGATGTTGCAGCCTGGCTCACCATCTGGTATTTTGGAGCATCCACAgtgcctttcctcttctctgcagtgctgctaggCACTGTCCAG gcccaggctggctggcttCAGCATGATTTTGGACATCTCTCAGTCTTTAGCACATCGAAATGGAACCACTGGGTCCACAAGTTTGTGATTGGCCATCTGAAG ggagcacCAGCCAGCTGGTGGAATCATCTCCACTTCCAACACCACGCTAAACCCAACTGCTTCCGCAAGGACCCTGACGTGAACATGCACCCCTTGTTTTTTGCTCTGGGAAAAACACTCTCTGTAGAG CTTGGTGTGCAAAAGAAGAAGTTCATGCCTTATAACCACCAGCACAAGTACTTCTTCATCA TTGGccccccagctctggtgcctctTTACTTCCAGTGGTACATATTCTACTTCGTGGTGCAGCGGAAGCAGTGGGTG GACCTGGCCTGGATGTTGTCCTTCTACATCAGATTCTCTCTCACCTACTGGCCCTTGCTGGGGTTGAAGGGTTTGCTGGGGCTGATCATATTAGTCAG gTTTATAGAGAGTAACTGGTTTGTCTGGGTTACACAAATGAACCACATCCCGATGCACATCGATTATGATAAGAATGTGGACTGGTTCTCTACCCAG ctccaggcaacctgtaaCGTTCACCAGTCTTTCTTCAATGACTGGTTCAGTGGACATCTGAACTTCCAAATTGAGCACCA CCTTTTTCCTACAATGCCTCGACACAACTACTGGAAGGTGGCCCCTTTGGTGAAGTCCTTGTGTGCCAAACATGGTGTTGAGTACCAGTGCAAGCCGCTGCTCACTGCCTTTGCCGACATAGTGCA CTCTTTGAAGGATTCAGGGGAGCTCTGGCTCGATGCCTATCTACACAAATAA
- the FADS2 gene encoding acyl-CoA 6-desaturase encodes MGKGGEKGGESGEPEGQLRFYTWEEIQKHNLRTDKWLVIERKVYNVTKWANRHPGGQRVISHCAGEDATDAFQAFHINPTLVRKFLKPLLIGELAPGEPSQDRDKNSQLVEDFRTLRKTAEDMNLFRASPLFFSLYLGHIIAMEVLAWLMVLYFGTGWITTLILACILTTAQAQAGWLQHDFGHLSVFKKSSWNHIIHKFVIGHLKGASANWWNHRHFQHHVKPNVFMKDPDVNMLHIFVLGDTQPVEYGKKKLKYLPYNHQHEYFFLIFPPLLIPVYFQIQIISTMIKRRFWADLAWAISYYMRYFITYIPFYGVLGSLFLLTFVRFLESHWFVWVTQMNHIPMEIDSEKHRDWLSSQMAATCNVEQSFFNDWFTGHLNFQIEHHLFPTMPRHNFWKVKPLVKSLCAKYGVQYEEKPLGKAFVDIVGSLKKSGYLWLDAYLHK; translated from the exons ATGGGGAAAGGGGGTGAGAAAGGAGGGGAGTCGGGGGAGCCGGAGGGTCAGCTCCGCTTCTACACCTGGGAGGAGATCCAGAAGCACAACCTGAGGACGGACAAGTGGCTGGTGATAGAACGAAAGGTTTATAATGTCACCAAGTGGGCAAACAGACACCCGGGGGGTCAACGAGTGATCAGCCACTGCGCCGGCGAAGATGCCACG GATGCATTCCAGGCCTTCCATATCAATCCCACCTTGGTGAGAAAGTTTCTCAAGCCATTACTTATTGGAGAGCTTGCTCCAGGAGAGCCTAGCCAGGACCGAGACAAAAAT TCCCAGCTGGTGGAGGATTTCCGGACCCTGAGGAAGACAGCAGAGGACATGAACTTGTTCAGAGCAAGTCCTTTGTTCTTCTCTCTTTACTTGGGCCATATCATTGCAATGGAAGTTTTGGCCTGGCTAATGGTTTTGTACTTTGGCACTGGTTGGATCACAACTCTCATCCTTGCCTGCATCCTTACAACTGCCCAG GCCCAAGCAGGGTGGCTGCAACATGATTTTGGACACCTGTCTGTCTTTAAGAAGTCTTCCTGGAACCACATCATCCACAAGTTTGTCATTGGACATTTGAAG GGTGCCTCTGCAAACTGGTGGAACCATCGTCACTTCCAACACCACGTCAAGCCCAACGTGTTCATGAAGGACCCAGATGTGAACATGCTGCATATTTTTGTCCTGGGAGATACACAGCCTGTTGAG TATGGCAAGAAGAAACTGAAGTATCTGCCTTACAACCACCAGCATGAGTACTTCTTCCTCA TCTTCCCAcctctgctcatccctgtgTATTTCCAAATCCAAATCATCTCGACCATGATCAAGCGCAGGTTCTGGGCG GACCTAGCCTGGGCCATCAGCTACTACATGCGCTACTTCATCACATACATCCCATTCTATGGCGTTCTGGGATCCCTGTTTCTCCTCACTTTTGTCAG GTTTCTGGAGAGTCACTGGTTTGTGTGGGTCACCCAGATGAATCACATCCCGATGGAAATCGACAGTGAGAAGCACAGAGACTGGCTTAGCTCACAG ATGGCAGCCACCTGCAACGTGGAGCAGTCCTTTTTCAACGACTGGTTCACCGGCCACCTGAATTTTCAAATTGAGCACCA CCTGTTTCCAACAATGCCACGGCACAACTTCTGGAAGGTGAAACCTTTGGTGAAGTCTTTATGTGCCAAGTATGGAGTCCAATACGAAGAGAAGCCTCTTGGAAAAGCGTTCGTAGACATTGTTGG GTCCCTAAAGAAATCTGGATATCTATGGCTGGATGCTTACCTCCACAAGTGA